One window of the Psilocybe cubensis strain MGC-MH-2018 chromosome 12, whole genome shotgun sequence genome contains the following:
- a CDS encoding 60S ribosomal protein L1-B, with protein sequence MSLAKFKSGSRARGILSMLLPNTNKPNNVPETQQDFEMEMNELEVALGASESFQRYKAAHQMSKIQGSEICLVELEEEREEATWLLHEFQADAQQKYQQFTESQQEIDKLEVLVKTLDILISETKPDSTGRNTAEERLQDYPTATHHIPGNCILADAADINRAKQIELEYMCVDDLKKLRFLKVNKNQKLAKKDDAFLASEALINQIPRLVSPRLESSPPVSHAEDLTNKPTEVRSTIKFQLKKVLCLGVAVGHVQVNDDKVLGNVMLSINFLVSLLKKNWQNVKSLHIKTIMGKPVRLY encoded by the exons ATGTCTCTGGCAAAGTTCAAATCCGGTTCAAGGGCACGAGGGATACTCTCTATGCTTCTACCTAACACCAATAAGCCAAAT AATGTACCAGAAACTCAGCAGGATTTTGAAATGGAGATGAACGAATTGGAGGTTGCGTTGGGTGCATCGGAATCCTTTCAAAGATATAAGGCAGCGCACCAGATGTCTAAGATACAGGGCTCAGAAATT TGTCTTGTTGAgctggaggaagagagagaagaagcTACATGGCTATTACACGAGTTTCAGGCAGACGCTCAACAG AAGTACCAGCAGTTCACCGAAAGCCAGCAG GAAATTGATAAGCTTGAGGTGCTTGTAAAGACATTAGATATCCTTATTTCCGAGACAAAACCA GATTCAACTGGTCGGAACACAGCAGAAGAGAGACTGCAGGAT TACCCCACAGCCACACACCATATTCCTGGAAATTGCATTCTCGCTGATGCCGCCGACATCAATCGTGCTAAGCAGATTGAGCTCGAATACATGTGCGTCGATGACTTGAAGAA ATTGCGTTTTTTGAAAGTGAACAAGAACCAGAAGCTCGCCAAGAAGGACGATGCTTTCCTTGCTTCCGAAGCCCTCATCAACCAGATCCCCCGTCTGGTCTCTCCAAGG CTGGAAAGTTCCCCACCTGTCTCCCACGCTGAGGATCTCACCAACAAGCCCACTGAGGTTCGCTCCACCATCAAGTTCCAGCTCAAGAAGGTTCTTTGCTTGGGTGTTGCTGTTGGCCACGTCCAGGTGAATGACGACAAGGTCCTCGGAAACGTCATGCTGA GCATCAACTTCCTCGTTTCGCTGCTCAAGAAGAACTGGCAGAACGTCAAGTCCCTTCACATCAAGACCATCATGGGCAAGCCCGTCCGCCTCTACTAA